One window from the genome of Thalassospira xiamenensis M-5 = DSM 17429 encodes:
- a CDS encoding anthranilate synthase component II: MYLLIDNYDSFTFNLWHYLRELGPEVDVRRNDEISVDDALALKPEGIVISPGPCDPDRAGICLDLIRASAGKVKLLGVCLGHQGIGQAFGGNVVRAPECMHGKTDAMVHEGKSVFNGLPSPFEATRYHSLVVDRATLPDCLEITAENGDGLIMGLRHKQHQIHGVQFHPESIASEHGHALLKNFIDFPGA, encoded by the coding sequence ATGTATCTCCTCATCGATAATTACGACAGCTTCACATTCAATCTGTGGCACTATCTGCGCGAACTCGGTCCCGAGGTCGACGTCCGCCGCAATGATGAAATCTCGGTTGATGATGCGCTGGCTTTAAAGCCCGAAGGCATCGTGATCTCGCCCGGTCCCTGCGATCCGGATCGCGCGGGTATCTGTCTTGATCTGATCAGGGCATCGGCGGGCAAGGTTAAGCTGCTTGGCGTCTGCCTTGGTCATCAGGGCATCGGTCAGGCCTTTGGCGGCAATGTCGTGCGCGCGCCCGAATGCATGCATGGCAAAACCGATGCGATGGTGCACGAAGGCAAAAGCGTGTTTAACGGCCTGCCAAGCCCGTTTGAAGCGACCCGTTACCATTCATTGGTTGTTGATCGCGCAACCCTGCCCGATTGCCTTGAAATCACGGCGGAAAACGGGGATGGTCTGATTATGGGGCTGCGTCACAAACAGCATCAAATTCATGGTGTGCAGTTCCATCCCGAAAGCATCGCATCCGAACATGGCCATGCCCTTTTGAAGAATTTTATAGACTTCCCCGGCGCATGA
- a CDS encoding Hsp70 family protein, with protein sequence MYLGCEIRDVVVSVPAYFNQQQRRVTQEACKLAGLNLLRLVNEPTAAALAYGVHEKDAETQFLVVDLGGGTFDVTILEMFDGVMEVKASSGDAFLGGEDFTEVLAKQICEKIERPWHKLGGQFQAELRAHAEIAKVKISNEESCTVKVFDKQEIYEVKLTRDEFAEGAKPLLQRMLIPIERCMYDVSLKSEDLDRILLVGGATRMPMLRHMVAKHFGKFPEFNIDPDHAVALGASVQAALLAEDRALDDVVMTDVSPFSVGIEIGREVADGRRVSGLFSPIIERNTPLPASRVGSFQTLDAKQQEVLISVYQGESAYVADNIKLGQYTVKLPRKRKDKEYFEVLLVYDTSGLLEVEATLGSSGEKHGLIIETLSEDLSPEKLAERLEKMRTLKSPPRENEVNQSLVARLDRVYAMTRGSDRQRVLDMIASFESVLDQRDPVEIDRIRGEIEQMLNRIDDFYVS encoded by the coding sequence TTGTATCTGGGGTGTGAAATACGTGACGTTGTCGTTTCGGTCCCGGCTTATTTCAATCAGCAACAGCGACGAGTGACTCAAGAAGCTTGCAAGTTGGCGGGACTCAATCTTTTGCGATTGGTGAATGAGCCGACCGCTGCGGCACTTGCGTATGGCGTTCACGAAAAGGATGCAGAGACACAGTTTCTCGTTGTTGATCTCGGCGGGGGCACTTTTGACGTAACCATCTTAGAGATGTTTGACGGCGTAATGGAGGTAAAAGCTTCGTCCGGCGATGCATTCCTTGGTGGAGAGGATTTTACCGAAGTTTTAGCAAAGCAGATTTGCGAGAAAATTGAAAGGCCTTGGCATAAGTTGGGGGGCCAATTTCAGGCCGAACTCCGTGCACACGCAGAGATTGCCAAGGTCAAGATTTCGAATGAGGAATCCTGTACCGTAAAGGTTTTCGACAAACAAGAAATTTACGAAGTCAAACTTACTCGTGACGAGTTTGCCGAGGGTGCAAAGCCTTTATTGCAGCGTATGCTCATTCCTATTGAGAGATGCATGTATGATGTGAGTCTCAAAAGTGAGGATCTGGATCGCATTCTTTTGGTTGGTGGCGCGACGCGCATGCCAATGTTACGCCACATGGTGGCAAAGCACTTTGGTAAATTTCCTGAATTTAATATTGATCCGGATCATGCGGTGGCTCTGGGTGCCTCTGTCCAAGCGGCATTGTTGGCAGAGGATCGGGCGCTCGATGATGTGGTGATGACTGATGTTAGTCCTTTCTCTGTCGGTATTGAGATAGGCAGAGAGGTTGCTGACGGTCGTCGCGTTTCGGGCTTGTTTTCTCCTATTATTGAACGCAACACGCCTCTTCCTGCCAGTAGGGTTGGTTCTTTTCAGACTCTTGACGCCAAGCAGCAGGAGGTCTTGATCAGTGTCTATCAAGGCGAATCTGCATATGTCGCCGACAATATCAAGCTCGGGCAATACACCGTAAAGCTGCCTCGTAAGCGCAAGGACAAGGAGTACTTTGAGGTTTTACTTGTTTACGATACTTCGGGCTTGCTTGAAGTCGAGGCGACATTGGGGAGTAGCGGCGAAAAGCACGGATTGATTATCGAGACCCTTTCAGAGGATCTGTCACCGGAAAAGTTGGCTGAACGCCTTGAAAAAATGCGTACTTTGAAATCGCCTCCAAGGGAAAATGAAGTCAACCAGTCGCTTGTTGCCAGACTAGATCGTGTATATGCGATGACACGTGGTTCGGATCGACAGCGGGTGCTTGATATGATCGCATCCTTTGAGAGTGTTCTTGATCAACGTGATCCAGTCGAGATTGATCGTATTCGCGGTGAAATTGAGCAGATGCTTAACAGGATAGATGATTTCTATGTCAGTTGA
- a CDS encoding Hsp70 family protein translates to MSQPPIGIDLGTTNSLVSAFVDGKPQLIPNALGEFLTPSVVSISDGELIVGKGARERLFTHRDKTISLFKRKMGTQSQIKLGAEAYSPAELSSFVLSKLLKMPSCIWGVKYVTLSFRSRLISISNSDE, encoded by the coding sequence ATGTCACAGCCGCCAATCGGAATTGATCTCGGTACCACTAATTCGCTGGTTTCGGCGTTTGTTGATGGTAAACCACAACTGATACCGAACGCGTTGGGGGAATTCCTCACCCCATCGGTGGTCTCTATTTCTGATGGTGAATTAATCGTCGGAAAAGGCGCGCGTGAGAGGCTATTCACGCACCGAGATAAAACAATCAGCTTGTTTAAGCGTAAAATGGGCACTCAGTCGCAGATAAAACTGGGGGCTGAGGCGTATTCTCCTGCTGAGTTGTCGTCTTTTGTGTTGTCCAAACTGCTCAAGATGCCGAGTTGTATCTGGGGTGTGAAATACGTGACGTTGTCGTTTCGGTCCCGGCTTATTTCAATCAGCAACAGCGACGAGTGA
- a CDS encoding divergent polysaccharide deacetylase family protein produces MARRAQPAKKKKAAPRKTGRSKAAPKRKSGGIGRFMLGGAIVAGTISAFIAAGSMLELDRASRDLGERAANSEPEYTPTPAPVPESRNYDFSESNGNRDRTGYMVGERVPGEKTAPETRQPQKAPVTKSPEPAVSPDTGGISGGAHSDGPPPWQKFAALTPDTGTAPVIAIVIDDAGLDQPRTARTIGLPGPVTISYLPYARDLQRQVNDARGRGHEVMLHMPMEPSSALVDPGPHALRTGFDRDKILGEMTWMLDRFDGYVGVNNHMGSKFTSDPERMQVVMEVMKSRGLLFLDSKTSAKSVGFSMARQYDVPALERDVFIDDADDATKIAEMLARTEKVATNQGFAIAIGHPRDLTLEALQKWIPAIQAKGFVLVPVTDILRRSMRSVTG; encoded by the coding sequence GTGGCACGCCGGGCACAACCCGCCAAAAAGAAAAAAGCGGCACCGCGAAAAACAGGCCGTAGCAAGGCTGCACCGAAAAGAAAATCGGGCGGCATTGGCCGTTTCATGCTGGGCGGTGCGATTGTTGCGGGGACCATTTCGGCATTCATTGCAGCAGGCAGTATGCTTGAGCTGGATCGCGCATCGCGTGATCTTGGCGAACGGGCCGCAAATTCCGAACCGGAATATACGCCGACACCGGCCCCGGTACCGGAAAGCCGCAATTATGATTTCAGCGAAAGCAACGGCAATCGCGACCGGACCGGATATATGGTCGGTGAACGTGTGCCGGGTGAAAAAACTGCGCCCGAAACCAGACAACCGCAGAAGGCACCGGTCACAAAGTCGCCTGAACCTGCCGTGTCGCCCGATACCGGCGGGATCAGCGGGGGCGCGCATAGTGATGGTCCGCCGCCATGGCAGAAATTCGCAGCCCTTACCCCCGATACGGGAACCGCACCGGTTATCGCGATTGTGATTGATGATGCGGGCCTTGATCAGCCGCGCACGGCGCGCACTATAGGGCTGCCCGGGCCGGTGACGATTTCCTATCTGCCCTATGCGCGCGACCTTCAGCGTCAGGTGAATGATGCGCGCGGGCGGGGGCATGAAGTGATGCTTCATATGCCGATGGAGCCGTCGTCGGCATTGGTCGATCCAGGTCCGCATGCGTTGCGCACCGGATTTGACCGCGACAAGATATTGGGCGAGATGACCTGGATGCTGGACCGGTTTGATGGCTATGTCGGTGTGAATAATCACATGGGCAGCAAATTCACATCCGATCCGGAACGCATGCAGGTGGTGATGGAGGTGATGAAATCACGCGGGCTTCTGTTCCTTGATTCCAAAACCAGTGCCAAGTCGGTCGGATTTTCGATGGCACGCCAATATGATGTCCCGGCGCTTGAGCGCGACGTGTTCATTGATGACGCCGATGATGCCACCAAAATTGCCGAAATGCTGGCCCGGACTGAAAAAGTTGCCACCAATCAGGGATTTGCGATTGCGATTGGCCATCCGCGCGACCTTACGCTGGAAGCCCTGCAAAAATGGATTCCCGCCATTCAGGCCAAGGGATTTGTTCTGGTGCCGGTGACCGACATCCTGCGACGGTCCATGCGAAGTGTGACAGGGTAA